In the genome of Populus alba chromosome 11, ASM523922v2, whole genome shotgun sequence, one region contains:
- the LOC118058332 gene encoding ribonuclease 3-like protein 2 has translation MEASVFAVEKILNYKFKNKRLLEEALTHSSYTDSASYQRMEFLGDAALGLALSNYVYLAYPQLDPGHLSLLRAANISTEKLARVAIKHGLYRFVRHNATALDDKVKEFSDAVSGEDNDDALVYGGSIKAPKILADIVESVAAAVYVDVDFDLQTFWVIFRGILEPIVTLEDLQQQPQPVTMLFERCQKQGKNVDIKHWKNEAKSIASVYVDGQFIASSSSEQKEIAKLNAAKGALLKLSNSFPTNLNNVSLLDIFDGSSFEIEGAKQKLHELCGKKKWPKPNYNIENDMGPPHEKKFVCSVQIATVDGILYVTGDERTRVKDAENSAASSMIRALQDTDYL, from the exons ATGGAGGCATCGGTATTTGCGGTGGAAAAAATCCTAAActacaaattcaaaaacaaacgGCTTCTAGAGGAAGCATTAACGCACTCCTCCTACACAGACTCAGCTTCTTACCAGCGGATGGAGTTCTTAGGGGACGCGGCACTGGGTCTTGCGTTGAGTAATTATGTGTATTTGGCTTACCCTCAGCTGGATCCTGGTCATTTGTCTCTTTTGCGTGCTGCTAATATTAGTACTGAGAAACTGGCGCGTGTGGCCATTAAGCATGGTCTTTACAGGTTTGTTAGACACAATGCCACTGCTCTTGATGATAAG GTTAAGGAATTTAGTGATGCTGTGAGTGGAGAAGATAATGATGATGCTTTAGTATATGGCGGGTCAATAAAGGCACCGAAGATTCTTGCTGATATTGTGGAgtctgttgctgctgctgtttaTGTTGATGTCGATTTTGATCTTCAAACATTTTGGGTG atatttaggGGTATTTTGGAGCCAATAGTTACCCTCGAAGACTTGCAGCAGCAACCACAGCCGGTGACTATGTTGTTTGAGCGGTGTCAAAAGCAAGGAAAGAATGTTGATATCAAACATTGGAAAAATGAGGCCAAAAGTATTGCCAGTGTCTATGTGGATGGACAATTTATCGCTTCCAGTTCGTCTGAGCAAAAAGAAATTGCAAAGCTTAATGCCGCCAAGGGGGCCTTGCTCAAACTATCAAATTCATTCCCTACTAATCTAAATAATGTTTctcttcttgatatttttgaTGGGTCTTCTTTCGAGATTGAAGGAGCCAAACAGAAGTTACATGAACTTTGCGGCAAGAAAAAATGGCCCAAACCAAATTACAA CATTGAGAATGATATGGGTCCTCCACATGAAAAGAAGTTTGTATGCTCAGTTCAAATTGCAACAGTTGATGGTATTCTATACGTGACGGGAGATGAAAGAACAAGAGTAAAGGATGCAGAAAATTCCGCTGCTTCATCAATGATCCGTGCTTTGCAGGACACTGATTATCTGTGA